The sequence below is a genomic window from Monodelphis domestica isolate mMonDom1 chromosome 2, mMonDom1.pri, whole genome shotgun sequence.
gaaaaccatccacataaatgaccacatcaacaagcaaaccaacaagaaccacatgcttatctcaatagacacagaaaaagcctttaataaaatacaacacccattcctactaaaaacactagaaagcataggaatagaagggtcattcctaaaaataataaacagtatatatctaaaaccatcagctaatatcatttgcaatggggataaactagatgcattcccaataagatcaggactgaaacaaggatgcccattatcacctctactatttgacattgtactagaaacactagcagtagcaattagagaagaaaaagtaattgaaggcatcaaaataggcaaggaggagaccaaattatcactcgttgcagatgacatgatggtctacttaaagaatcctagagattcaaccaaaaagctaattgaaataatcaacaactttagcaaagttgcaggatacaaaataaacccacataagtcatcagcttttctatatatctccaacacagctcagcagcaaaaactagaaagagaaatcccattcaaaatcaccttagacaaaataaaatacctaggaatctacctcctgagacaaacacaagaactatatgaacacaactacaaagcacttgccacacaactaaaactagacttgagtaattggaaaaacattaactgatcatgggtatgacgagccaatataataaaaatgaccatcctacccaaacttatttatctatttagtgccatacccatggaactcccaaaaaatttctttagtgaattggaaaaaaccataacaaagttcatttggaataacaaaagatcaaggatatccagggaaataatgaaaaaaaaacacaaatgagggaggccttgcagtcccagacctcaaactatattacaaagcagcagtcatcaaaacaatctggtactggctaagaaacagaaaggaggatcagtggaatagactgggggcaagtgacctcagccacacagtatacgataaacccaaagatcccaggtttggggacaaaaatccactattcgataaaaactgctgggtaaattggaagacagtgtgggagagattaggaattgatcaacacctgacaccctacaccaagataaattcaaaatggatgaaagacttaaacataaagaaggaaaccataaataaattgggtaaacacagaacagtatacatgtcagaccttcgggaggggaaagactttaaaaccaagcaagacatagaaagaatcacaaaatgtaaaataaataattttgactacatcaaactaaaaagcttttgtacaaacaaaaccaatgtaactaaaatcagaaggaaaataacaaattggggaaaaatcttcataaaaacctctgacaaagtgttctaaatctcttataatcagagagatgcaaataaaaacaactctgaggtatcacctaacacTAGCAGATTGGTtaccatgacagcaaaggaaagtaatgaatgctggaggtgatgtggcaaagtggggacattaattcattgctggtggagttgtgaactgatccagccatgctggagggcaatttggaactatgcacaaaggtcGATAagagaatgtctaccctttgatccagccatagcactgcttggtctgtaccccaaagagataatggacaaaaagacttgtacaaaaatattcatagctgagctctttgaggtggccaaaaattggaaaatgacggaatgcccatcaatcggggaatggctgaacaaattgtggtatatgttggtgatggaattttattgtgcaaaaaggaataataaagtggaggaattccatggagactggaacgacctccaggaagtgatacagagcgagaggagcagcaccaggagaacattgtacacagagacaaacacactgtggtataatcgaacataatggacttctccattagtggcagtgtaatgtccctgaacaatctgcagggatctaggagaaaaaacactatccataagcagaggacaaactgagggaggagaaacaccaaggaaaagcaactgcctgactaccgtcgctgaggggacatgacagaggagaaactctaaacgaacactctaatgcaaatattaacaacatggcaatgggttcgaatcaagaacacatgtgatacccagtggaatcatgcgtcagctacggggggttgaagggaggaaaagaaaaaatgatctttgtctttaatgaataatgcatggaaatgatcaaataaaatactataaaattaaaaaaagaaagagcagagAAAAACTGCAAGGACATACTGGGAAATTAGCATTATGGGACTTAACAGGACACTAGAGCATTCAAATTCACTTAATACAGAGTACTACaatgttatttaatttaataacaaattatgACTTTGTCCCATGGATTACACTTGTAATTCTAGACAAGTCATTCATTCTCAGGAGATCTCAgccttctcatctctaaaataaaattttacttttctctctcttctcttaggTTAGGCCTACTTTAGGTGAATGCGCTAGAAATTTAGGTTCAATATTAGAACAAATGAGGCATTTGTGGGCCATGCATCAGTTCACAAAAGGAGATTTACTGAGCCATTGTCAGAATTTATTCAACAAAGATAAGCATTGAGGACACCTGACTGTCCTCAGCTGAGTTAACTCTTTTACATGAGTTGCCCATCTTGGTCCATTAACTAACCATAAGAGAGAATTTTGAGCTCTTTGTGGCCGGTTTACATTCTTGCATTGAGGAATTGATGTCAGTTAACACAGTTTAGTTCTGTGAACCACACAGGGCTAAAGAATGGCTGCCATACTTTTTTAAGAAATAACTAGAACATCTTAGATAGGGGAAAGGCCAATGGCTACTGCTGCTAACATACCTACCACACAAAGACAAGTATTGTGAGGAATttggtaaatctttttttttaattaatttatttagccaatttagaaaagtattccttggttacaataatcacattatttccctccctcccctccacccacccttcccagagtcaacatgcaattccactgggtattatatttgtccttaatcagaacctatttccatgttattggtgtttgcattaggatgttcatttagtgtctacatcctcaaccatatgcccttgacccatgtattcaagcaattgtttttcttctgtgcttctaactcccacagtttttactctggatgtagatagtgtcctttctcatagatccctctgggttgttcaggatcactgcattgccactaatggagaagtccattacatttgattgtaccacagtgtatcagtctctgtgtacaatgttctcctggttctgctcctctcactctgcatcacttcctggaggtcatcccactctccatggaattaatccattttattattcctttgagcacaatagtattccatcaccaacatataccacaatttgttcagccattccccaattgaagggcatcccctcattttccatttttttttgccaccacaaagagtgcagctatgaatattcttgtacatgtcattttccttatgatctctctggggtacaaacccagctgtgttatggctggatcaaagggcagacagtcttttagtgccctttgggcatagttccaaattgcacttcagaatggttggatcaattcacaactccaccagcaatgcattaatgccccaactttgccacatcccctccagcattcattactttccatagctgtcatgttagccaatctgctagatgttaggtgatacctcagagttgttttgatttgcatttctctgattataagagatttagaacattttttcatgttcttattaatagttttggtttctttaactgaaaattgcctattcatgttccttgcccatttatcaattggaaaatggcttgatttttttgtacagttggtttagttttttataaatttgggtaattagacctttgtcagaggtttttgttatgaagattgtttcacaatttgttgcttcccttctgaatTTGGTAAATTTTAAAGAGCTATGGAAATGGTATTTGTTATTCATCCCTTGTTAATAAAGCTTCCTTTGCCACATTCAGTGAGCTGACAAATTTGGACTGATGGCATTGTCGAGATTTTCTCAGGCCTTTTGAAAAAAGGcaagaaccaaaaaaacaaatacacatcCTCAAAAATAAGTCAGACTTTCATTGATTAAGATTCTGTGAAAAAAATGACTtgaaataaacatatatacactcaCCCAAATATACCAGGATCTTACTAATTCATGGGTAGTATTATTGATTACTTTAATGGAACTACTTCAGGTGTTTCAGAAAGATATTATTTTCCCTTCTGCTATGAGCTCTGCTAAAAATTCCAACCTAAGACAATAATTCTTTTGGTCCAATACTGCCCTCCCTgtgtcttttttaaattaagtttatttaattaatttagaatatttttccatgagtacatgattcatgttctttccctctcctcctcctcccccacctcatagccaatgagcaattccactgtttttttacatgtgtcattgatcaagacctatttccatattattaatatttacattagggtgatcatttagattctacatccccaatcatatccccattgacacatgctatcaagcagttgtttttcttctatgtttctactcccatagttctttctcaggatgtggatagtgttctttctcatatgcctctaagaattgtcctggatcattgcattgctgctagtagagaagtccattacattctattgtgccacagtgtatcagtctctgtgtacaatattctcctggttttgctcctttcactctgcatcaattcctggaggttgttccagttcacatggaattcctccagttcattattcctttcagccgaatagtatgccatcaccaaaaaataccacaatttgttcagccattccccaattgaagggcatcccctcattttccaattattttgccaccataaagagctcagctatgaataatttttgtaaaagtcttttcccttatgttctctttggggtataaacccaacagtggtatggctggacgaaagggcagtcagtcttttagtgccctttagacatagttccaaattgccatccagaattgttggatcaattcaaaactccaccagcaattcattagtgtctcaattttgccacattccctccaacatttattactttcctctgctgtcatgttaaccaatctatTAGGTgagaggtggcacctcagagttgttttgatttgcatttctctaattataagaaatttagaacactttttcatgtgcttattgatagttttgatttctttatctgaaaactgcctattcgtgttccttgcccatttatcaattgatgaatagcttgcttttttgtacaactgatttagttccttataaatttgagtaattagatctttggcagacatttttgttataaaaacattttcccaatttgttacttcccttctaattttgatagcattggttttgtttgtacaaaactttttaatttagtgtaatcaaaattatttcttttacattttgtaatattttataactcttgcttggtcttaaaatctttcctttccatagatctgacaggtaaattattctatgttcacctaatttacttatactttccttctttactttcaagtcattcacccattctgtatttatcttggtgtagggtatgagatagtgatctaaacctattctctaccatactgttttccaatttcccaacagttttttgtcaaatagtgtgtttttgtccccaaagttgggatctttgggtttaatcctacactatcttgctgaggtcatttacctaaagtctattccattgatcctcccttctgtctcttagtcagtaccatattggttTGATgttcactgctttatagtacagtttaagatctggtaccactAGGCCCCCATActtcacatttatatttatattcattatttcctttaatattcttgaacttttgttcttccatatgaactttgttataattttttttcaaattcagtaaaacatgtttcttggtagtttgataggtatggtactaaataagttaattaatttgggcaggattgtcattttattatgttagctcatcctatccatgagcaactaatgttttttcaattgtttagatctagttttaattgtgtggaaagtgttttgtagttgtattcatatagttcctgtgtttgtcttggcagatagattcctaagtattttatattgtctatggtgactttaaatggaatttctctctctaattcttgcttctgagttgttttggaaatatatagaaatgctgataagttatgtgggtttattttgtatcctgtaactttgttaaagttgttaattatttccactagctttttagttgattctctaggattctttaagtagaccatcatatcatttgcaaaaagaaatagcttggtctcctcattgcctattttaatactttcaatttatttttcttctctaattgctcctgctagtgtttctagtacaatgttaaataatagaggtgataatgggcatctttgtttcactcctgatcttattgggaaggcttctaacttatccctattgcagatgatgcttgctgatggttttgaatatatactgtttattattttaggaaaggtccttctattcctatactttctagtgttttcaataggaatgagtgttgtattttgtcaaaggctttatctgcatctattgagataatcatgtaatttctgttggtttggttgctGACATGGTCacttgtggatagttttcctaatattgaaccatccatcattcctgttataaatcccagctgatcatagtgaataattctcatgatctcttgctggagtctttttgttagtctATTTAAGATTATTCTCTGTGTCTTATTTAACAGTATACATACTTCAGAAAGGATACATACATCACTAATTGCTAAGTTTGGGGAATGTTGTTGTGAAAGGAAGTGGGTCTGGCACTGTGTGCCTGGGATAGCTAAGGTATTTCATGTGAGATGAAGATTGGGTCTATACAACTTTCTCATTATCATCTTCACTCCTTATATCCTCAAAATATTGATCACCCCCCATCTCAACTACTGTTTGGTTTTTCCTCCATGCTACTCTACTCACCCTCCCAAGGGCACCTTCTAAATTTCCACAGGTCACTGGAATAATGCTCCACTGCCTGCTTGTTTATCACTGCCAGGAGTCAATAGATGATAGATGTTTCTCTTTAGAGTGAAATGGCAAGGaaagttgttattgttcagtcctttctGTCACTCCCaggtctttgtgaccccatttgggattttcctggcaaagatactagaggggttttccgttttcttcttcagcttgttttaaaaatgaggaaactgaggcaaacaggattatgtgACATGCTTGCGgacacactgctagtaagtgtctatagccagatttgaacttgggtcttcttgactctagatctAGTACTTCATACAagatgccacttagctgcccctacaaGGAGAGGAAAACTTCCCTTGAGCATGCTAGACCAATTTAGTCTATTTTGAGCATCTCATACTGTTGTTCCCTGTTTCATCtctggaaaaggggagaaaattcAGGTCACAGTAGAAATACCTCACTGCTTCTGAGTGTTTACCAACAATGGCAACTATACAGGATTATTTGGTTAAGGAAAATTTCTTGTCCAATACTTTCTTCAGAGCATTCTTCATGTCCTTATTTCTCAGGGTGAAAATTAGGGGGCTGAGGAAGGGTGTGACAACAGTGTAGGGGACAGCCGTGAGGGTATCGTCTCCCTCTTCAGCCTCTGGCTTCAAGTAGACAATGGAGGCAAACCCAAAGTGAATAATGACCACAGTAAGGTGGGAGGCACAGGTGGAGAaggctttcttcctcccctcagcTGAGGGGATCTTTAGAACCGTAGAGAGAATAAACACATATGTTAGGACGATGAATAAAAATGTCCCAAGTAAACCAGACACTGAAATGATTGTGACAACAACCTCTGTGATATCTCTATTTCGGCAGGATAACTTGACCACTGCTCGCATGTGGCAGAAGAAGTGTTTGATAAAATTGGGACCACAGAAGGATCCCCAAAAGATCAATGTAGTCTCTGTCAAGGAGATGAAGAAACCACCTATCCAAGCTGAGGCCACAAGCTGCCCACACACTTTGTTGGTCATGAATATGGGGTAGCGGAGGGGATTACAAATGGCCAAAAACCGATCAAGGCCCATCACTGTAAGGATGATACAGTTGGTGCCACCAAGCCCAAGAAAGAAGCACATCTGGAGGCCACAGCCTGGAATAGAAATGCTTCTATCCTTGGCCAAAAGATCTACCAACATTTTAGGGATTATGGTTAAT
It includes:
- the LOC100617652 gene encoding olfactory receptor 10X1-like, which encodes MSINKTLLEEFILVGFSVYPDWQVVLFVTFLFLYLLTLTGNLAIMALTWVDHTLHTPMYLFLSSLSFSETCYTLTIIPKMLVDLLAKDRSISIPGCGLQMCFFLGLGGTNCIILTVMGLDRFLAICNPLRYPIFMTNKVCGQLVASAWIGGFFISLTETTLIFWGSFCGPNFIKHFFCHMRAVVKLSCRNRDITEVVVTIISVSGLLGTFLFIVLTYVFILSTVLKIPSAEGRKKAFSTCASHLTVVIIHFGFASIVYLKPEAEEGDDTLTAVPYTVVTPFLSPLIFTLRNKDMKNALKKVLDKKFSLTK